One segment of Leptodactylus fuscus isolate aLepFus1 chromosome 7, aLepFus1.hap2, whole genome shotgun sequence DNA contains the following:
- the CSTF3 gene encoding cleavage stimulation factor subunit 3 isoform X2 has product MNGLWPSSPVLADSGNFTLKQRLKLKITTRLRREKMAQAYDFALDKIGMEIMSYQIWVDYINFLKGVEAVGSYAENQRITAVRRVYQRGCVNPMINIEQLWRDYNKYEEGINIHLAKKMIEDRSRDYMNARRVAKEYETVMKGLDRNAPSVPPQNTPQEAQQVEMWKKYIQWEKSNPLRTEDQTLITKRVMFAYEQCLLVLGHHPDIWYEAAQYLEQSSKLLAEKGDMNNAKLFSDEAANIYERAISTLLKKNMLLYFAYADYEESRMKYDKTHSIYNRLLAIEDIDPTLVYIQYMKFARRAEGIKAGRMIFKKAREDVRTRHHVYVTAALMEYYCSKDTSVAFKIFELGLKKYGDIPEYVLAYIDYLSHLNEDNNTRVLFERVLTSGSLPPEKSGEIWARFLAFESNIGDLASILKVEKRRYTAFKEEYEGKETALLVDRYKFMDLYPCSASELKALGYKDVSRAKLAAMIPDPVVAPSIVPSLKDEIDRKPEYPKPDTSQMIPFQPRHLAPPGLHPVPGGVFPVPPAAVLLMKLLPPPLCYQGPFVQVDELMEIFRRCKIPDTVEEAVRVITGGQAELLMEGNGPVEANTLINKSVKRPNEDSDDDEEKGAVVPPVHDIYRARQQKRIR; this is encoded by the exons GTTAAAGCTAAAAATTACGACAAGGTTGAGAAG GGAAAAAATGGCCCAGGCGTACGACTTCGCTCTGGATAAAATTGGCATGGAAATCATGTCCTACCAG ATATGGGTGGATTACATCAATTTTTTGAAAGGAGT GGAAGCCGTGGGATCCTACGCAGAAAATCAAAGAATCACGGCCGTCCGCAGGGTCTATCAGAGGGGTTGCGTCAATCCTATGATTAACATCGAGCAGCTCTGGAGAGATTACAACAAGTATGAAGAG GGTATTAATATTCACCTAGCAAAGAAGATGATAGAAGATCGGAGCAGAGACTATATGAATGCCAGGAGGGTGGCAAAG GAATATGAAACTGTGATGAAAGGATTGGACCGCAACGCCCCCTCCGTGCCCCCACAGAACACCCCACAGGAAGCCCAACAGGTGGAGATGTGGAAGAAGTATATTCAGTGGGAGAAGAGCAATCCGCTTCGTACCGAGGACCAGACGCTCATCACAAAACGAG TCATGTTTGCGTATGAGCAATGTCTTCTGGTTCTCGGACACCATCCGGACATCTGGTATGAAGCTGCTCAGTACCTGGAACAGTCCAGCAAGTTGCTCGCTGAAAAAGGA GATATGAACAATGCAAAACTGTTCAGTGATGAAGCTGCCAATATCTATGAGCGTGCTATTAGTACCCTGCTGAAAAAGAATATGCTGCTGTATTTTGCCTATGCCGACTATGAAGAG AGTCGCATGAAGTATGATAAGacgcacagtatatataatagactcCTTGCCATAGAAGACATTGACCCTACACTG GTTTATATCCAATACATGAAATTTGCCAGAAGGGCAGAAGGCATTAAAGCTGGCAGAATGATATTCAAAAAAGCCAGAGAAGATGTTCGGACCCGTCACCATGTGTACGTCACAGCGGCCTTAATGGAGTATTATTGTAGCAAG GACACATCAGTGGCCTTTAAGATTTTTGAGTTAGGTCTAAAGAAGTATGGAGACATTCCCGAATACGTTCTTGCTTATATCGATTATTTATCTCACCTCAATG AGGACAACAACACTAGAGTATTATTTGAGCGCGTTTTAACGTCAGGGAGCCTGCCCCCAGAGAAGTCAGG TGAGATCTGGGCCAGATTCTTAGCGTTTGAAAGCAACATCGGCGACTTAGCAAGTATTCTCAAAGTAGAAAAGCGAAGATACACTGCCTTCAAGGAGGAGTACGAGGGGAAAGAGACAGCTCTGCTGGTGGACCGGTACAAGTTCATGGACCTCTACCCCTGCTCTGCAAGCGAACTCAAAGCTTTAGGCTATAAA GATGTCTCCCGTGCTAAATTAGCAGCCATGATCCCAGACCCTGTGGTAGCGCCTTCTATAGTTCCATCTCTTAAGGATGAAATTGACCGAAAACCGGAGTACCCCAAACCAGACACCAGCCAAATGATCCCATTCCAGCCTAGACACCTTGCCC CTCCCGGCCTCCATCCAGTCCCGGGCGGGGTGTTTCCTGTGCCTCCTGCTGCAGTGCTATTAATGAAGCTGCTTCCTCCACCATTGTGCTACCAG GGTCCCTTTGTACAGGTCGATGAACTTATGGAAATCTTCCGACGCTGCAAGATACCAGACA CTGTTGAAGAGGCCGTGAGGGTAATAACCGGGGGCCAGGCAGAACTCCTAATGGAAGGCAACGGCCCGGTAGAAGCGAACACCCTGATCAATAAATCCGTTAAAAGACCCAACGAAGATTCTGACGACGACGAAGAAAAGGGAGCGGTGGTGCCCCCCGTCCACGACATCTACAGAGCTCGCCAGCAGAAGAGGATTCGGTGA